The Tolypothrix sp. PCC 7712 region GATTTGCTAAAGGAGAAAAATTTAGATGATGTAATTTTTGTAATTAGTTGGGGATTTGATATAGCTAAACTTGTGACCAAGCTTAAGCAATATAACGTTGTTTATCATGCCCACAGTGCAGGTTACAACTTCCAACTGCCTCCGAGTATTCCTATTATCACCGTGAGTCGTAATACAATGGGATATTGGGGACAAAAGTGTCCCAATTCTTTAATTTATTATTTACCCAATCAAATTTCTGATGAATTTAAAAATTTAAATATACAGCGCGATATAGATGTTTTAGTTCAGGCGCGTAAATCTTCAGACTATTTAATCAAAGACTTAATTCCTGAATTACAGAAAAAGTGTAATGTTTTTCTAGTTAATTCTTATGTAGAAGATTTGCCGGGTGTATTTAACCGGGCTAAGATTTACCTTTATGACTCTGCTGAATATTGGGCACAACAGCGTGTCAGTGAAGGATTTGGCTTACAACCAATGGAGGCTTTAGCTTGTGGTTGTCAAGTATTTTCTAGTGTTAATGGTGGGTTATCAGATTATTTAGATCCTGGGTTTAATTGTTATAAAATTGCTGCATATTCTCGAGAATTTGATGTTCAACGGATATTGAATTTACTTGCATCATCTGTAAAACCTACTTTAAACGAACAGTTTTTTACAGAGTATCGGTACGAAAATATTATTAAGCGGTTGCAAGTTATTTTAGATGAATTAAATGAGTTTTTTGATCATAAAATTCAGCAGCCATCTAATATTCCAAGTTTAACTAAGATGCGTTTAGCTAAATTACTCGCACAGACTACCTATGTTAAGATACGCAAAAAATATTTTCGGGGCTTGTAAAAATATCAGCAGATCATGCGGATACGTTACGCTATCGCTAACGCATCCTACTGCACTGACACAGCTAATTTGGTGCAATAATTTTTCTTGTGGGATGGGTGTCTCACCCGTCCCACAAGAGTTTTTTTATGCCCTATTTTAGTCTTGCCACGCCACTACATGAATTTCCCAATTAATTATGAACGTAATGCTGTTTGCAGATACAAAGATGGGAACAGTATTTTTAAATCAGGAATCAGGAATTTTTATGTACTACTAGAAGATGTGGCTGTTTCGGTAGCGGAATTAGGCGAAAATGCTTTTGTTATCCAAGCAGTGAAAATATGAGAAAGCACACCTAAAGGGCCAGCAAATAAACAAAGTGCTAGAGAATGAATTGTCCAAATTCCGGTTTTTTGCCCTTCCCAATATATCCAGCGTCCCACAAATAAATCCATTACCAAAAAGTGAATCCAACCTGTAGCAGCAGCTTTTTCATCAGCAAAAAATTTAGCAATATCAGCTAATTGCGGATTGGCTAAAGCTTGAGCATTTTCTGGCGTAATGCTAGTGATAAATAAATATAAATATGCTCCTGCTAAAAGTACAAAGGGTAAATATGATTCCATAATTCGCCTTGTAACTTTCCAATTAGGCAACATAATCATCAACGCCCAAAAAGGTAAAACGAAAAGATTGGCAACGTTAAATAATTGCGTGATATTCATTTGCAGAATGAAATGTAAATTATGTAGTCAGGTAAGAATCAACCTCACTATATAACAAAATGTAAATTGTCTAAAGTCCTGCTGCTATTAGTTGCGTCTACAATTATTTGCGAGCGATCGCTATAATATGGGCACTCATACCCAATGTAGAAGGTTCAGCTTCTAACCAACGAATAGCTTGTAAAAGCCTGTGACGACGGCTTAAATCCTGCCAATGTTCATCAAAGTTTTGTAATAGCCAGCCTGGCCCTTCAATGGCTAAAGTGATTTCATAATCTAAACCAGCGGCTTCTATCTCAGCTTGCAGTTCATCGGGATGATGTAAGAAAGCTGTTGTAAAGTAAGCTGGATGGTTATTTGGATTGCGATGTTGACCATCAATCAAATCCTGTTGGACAATTTTGACAAATTCTGAATCCGACAAATATCCTTGAAATAATCCATCTAAAAAGTAAGTTCCCCGTTAATTTATTACCTTTCACCTTTCGCCTTTCCCCTTTTCCCCTATTTCTCCCAAGAATTATCGCTGATGATGAAACCAATACCATCCAGAACCGGGACGAGTTAGCCAGGAGTTGTCTAAATCGGAATTATTTACAGGAAAATCGAAAAATTTTGCATTTTCAGGAACGCTAATTCTCACATTGCGACAACTCCCTTCAATTTCAATTGTTACTGTTTGCTCGCTCTGAGTTGGTCGCAAGAGAGTATCTCTAATAATACGTCGATTCCTCTCACCTTCCTGCCCATAAATAGGAACACAGCGCACCCTCACCAAAGAGTTTTCATTGGGGTTATCCAAAATATAAGGCAGAATTTGCGAGTTCTGAATTGTTCGAGTTTGAGCGCTGGCTAAAGATGATATAGACAACAACAAAGTTGTACTTAAAGTAATAATTTTTGCTCCAGGTGGACTTTTCATAATTTCTCCTGAGAAATTAATAAAGAAATTGCCAGGGTACTAACTCCGGTGTAAGGGATTTCCAAGAAATAAATTATTCCATCTTGTGGGGCGGGCATCTTGCCCGCCAAATAAACTGGGCGGACAAGATGTCCACCCCACAATAAATACTGGGATATTTTTTTATTTGGAAGTCCCTTAAAATCAATTCAAAATTACGAATTACAAACTACGAATTACGAATTGGTATTATTTGTTGTCTAACAGTTGATTTACCTGCTGTCCTCTACGACCTGTTTTAATTTCATAACGGCGAGTCAGGTTGTCTTGGTAATTCATATCTCTAGCTGCAGCAGAATTAACAAAAGCATCGCAATTCTTACCTTGCACTACTGTCGAAGAACTGCTGCTATTTTCTTCATTACGGTTATTGCGAATATCTTTAGAATCGCTGTTATTCTGACTACCTTGGCTAGCACCGCTACCACTCACGCCAATACCTAAGAAGCTAACACCACCGCCACCGCCATCATTATGACTGCGAGAAGAACTAGAGCGAGTGCTGCTAGAGTTTGCAATTGCTACTTTGCTAGCACTGCTGCGAGTGTTGTTTCCTAAACCCACATCACTACACAAAGCGCGTGGGTCATTTGCTAAAGTTTTCGGGTCAACCCAAGATTGGTGGTCGCCCAATCCTTGAATTTCACTATTCCCAACTGGATTGCTAGGTGTGCTAGGTGCAGAATTGTTGGGAGTACCATTACCAACATTGACCCCAGGAGTGAGAACACCGGGTTTGAAAATACCAGCAGGCTGTGCATCAAAAGGCCCGGCGAAAGCTGGTAGTGTAGCGGTCAAAAGTGCGGTAGCAGTTAGCAAAGAACCAGTTAAGTTACGGAATTTCATAGTCATTCTCCTAAAGTTTTCAGTGTTTGTTTGTATTGGGCTTTAACCCCTTCACTTACTCAATAGGTTGACCTCGATTAGTTTATGCACCCTGTGGGGAAATTTTTTTGGGATTGGGGGTTGGGGATGAGGGGGATGAGGGAGATGAGGGAGATGAGGGGGATGAGGGAGATGAGGGGGATGAGGGAGATGAGGGGGATGAGGGAGATGAGGGAGATGAGGGGGATTAAGGGGATGAGGTAGAGAAACACCAATTACCCATTACTCATTACTCATTACTCATTACTCATTACTCATTACCCCTTACCCCTTACCCCTTACTCATTACTCATTACTCATTACTCATTACCAATTCCCAAACCCAATTGATTAACTGCAAAAACTGGGATAAATAAGGTGAGTAATCTTGATGTTTTTACTGAACTATGCAGTACCCTTTAGAACTTACCTTCAAATTCTGGGCTTTAGCGCCGCAAATATCGATTGTTGATAATCAGGGAAATTTGATTTTCTACGTCAAACAGAAACTCTTCAAGCTAAAAGAAGCAATTACCATCTTTGCTGATGTAGAACGTACACGACCGCTTTACTACATTAAAGCTGACCGAATTATTGATTTTTCGGCACGTTATAACTTTACAGATAGCAACGGTAGAGATATTGGGGGAGTAAAACGGCGGGGATTGCGATCGCTTTGGCGGGCACGTTATGACATATTTGATGGTGAGACTAGCAATCTCAACATTCAGGAGAAAAATCCCTGGGTAAAGGTTGCAGATGCGCTATTCGCAGAAATTCCCATTGTGGGGATGTTTACAGGTTATGTATTTAACCCAGTCTATTTAGTCAGTCGGGCTGATGGTACGGTTGTGATGCGTTTAGAGAAAATCCCGTCTTTCCTTTCGCGCCAATTTACGATTAAAGCTGTGGATCAAATGAGCGATCGCGAAGAGGAACAAGTTTTGCTAAGTTTAATGATGATGCTGCTACTAGAACGTAACCGAGGTTAGAAATTTTTATTCAATAAAGATGGTGCGTTACGGCTAATTCTCACTCTCTTAACAGTTCCGAAATTCTTGCACAGCCGTAACACACCCTACTGGACTGAATTCAAAGTGCTGAGTAATGAGTTGCAACAGACGCGATTAATCGCGTCTGTACAAGAGTAAAAATCCCATTCCAATTTTCACAGTTGCCAGTAAAATCTTTTAATTGAGACTGCTTCCTCATCTCCCTCATCCCCCTCATCCCCCTCATCTCCCTCATCTCCCTCATCCCCCTCATCCCCCTCATCTCCCTCACTACCAAATTAATACCCATCCACTGACCAATGCGGAGGGTCATTACTCAATTTATACACCCCGTAGCTACTCCCTACTGTCCATAAATTTCTGTTGAGGGCAGCATTTGCTGGGTCGCTGATAGTGACAGTTTTTCCATTAGCATCTTTAATATTAATCTTGCCATTCCAGGTAACATTCCAATCAATGGCCAATCTTTGAATATGGCGAGAATTTAAAGAAACAGGATTACCGCCTACTCCATAAGCTTCTACCATCTCTTTTGCTGCTTGTACCGAACCAGCATTGGTGTAATGTTCCCATTCAATGTTTACTCCAGCCATTTGAGGAACAAATTTAGCTGCTATCTCTTGTCTGTTAATTCTGGCTGCATAATGCATCAAGTAAGCACGTTCTTTCGGACGATGGGTAGCGGTAACAATTACTTGACATCCCGCATCAATCAGCGCTTTTTGAAACGCTTCTACTCGTTGGCGAAATGGGGAAGCTAAATCAGCAATCAATCTGCTAGTAGGGAAACTATCAATCCAATGCGCGCCACTCAAGCAAAATCTCTGAATTTTGGCATAGCCATTCAAAATGTCTAAAGCTGGTGTTAAATCTTGTCCTAATTTTTGCTTAGTTGCATCACTTAAGGCTGCTTCTAATTCGCTACGCCAGCGCACGTCTCTTTTTTTATATGCTTCAGCTAATCCTTTATTACTAGTAATACCAAAGTCTCCATCTGCTTTTAACAGTGGATTTAATTGCCCAGTTTTATTTAAAGATGCTTGTAAATCTTTAACTTCGGCTTCACCAAAATTTAGGTAACTGAGTAATGTATTAGCTGGTAAGTTAAGTTTGAAAATTAAACCTTGATTTAGTGCTTTAGCATAGGTCATATTCCCGACAACACCATCAGCAGTTAAACCATTGCGCTGTTGATAGCTACGAGTTGCTTGGTCAGTTTGTTTGCCAAAGTCACCATCCACAACACCAATAGGAAATTCAGCATCTTTGAGAAAGCTTTGCCAAGCAGTCACAACAGCACTGTTTGAGCCAACTTTGATCACGGGTAATTTCAGAACATTGACATTAAAAGCCATGATTTTCCCCTCATTAAAAAATCATAGACTTCTTGTAGAAGTTAGGGAAAGTAAGAAGGGATATAATTTCTCTTTTTACTTGTTCTGATTTGTGTCAGATACTTTTACAAGAAGTCTATTTTTTAAGACGATATGAGCATAAAATATTAAAATTGCCAATCATTATAATTTAAGTATTTTTAAATGATTGACAATCTCCTTGTGCTTAGGCTCGCTGAGTAATGAATTACTGATAATTAACCAATTAATTTTTGCCAGCTAGCAGGGCCAATAATTCCATCAGCAACTAAACTATTTTGCTTTTGGAAGTTTTTAACTATTGACTCTGTTTGTGGCCCATAAACACCATCAACATCTACTCCCAAACGGTATTGTAAATACCTAATCACTGGGCCACCAGCATGATTTGGACGAATGATCCGTTTTGCTAATATGAGGTTTATGGCATCCCATGTAGCTTTATCAGCTGTTCCTGTTTCTGGAACTCCTGCAACTCTTTGAAATTTAGCGACTGCAGACCTTGTAGAATTACCTGATATACCATCTTCTTTTAAAGGCTTACCATTTGTATCAGTTATTTTTAGCTGATTTAAAGTTTTTTGCAGCCTTAAAACTGTGGTATCTACATTCATTTCCTCATCTGGTACTGGATTTACAGGAGTAGTTGGTAATTTACCTGTTAACCCTTTAACAATGGCATTAGCCATCGCTTCTGGTTCAAAAAGATTCATATCTTTTTGGGAATCAATAAAACAACCTTCAACTAGAATTGCAGGCATATTTGTATTTCTGAGGACATATAAGTGGGAACCACTTTTAACCCCTCGATTAAAAAATCCTAATTTGACAATTTCGTCTAATACTGGTTTGGCGATTTTTCTGCTTGTATCGCTACCAGCAAATACTTCTGTCCCATTCGCTTGTCCGTTAAAGGAATTAAAGTGAATAGAGACATATATATCTACTCTTGAAGAATTTGCTGTAGCACATCTTCTTGACAGTGAATCAGTTACTGAACTGGCTCTATCTGGTCTACAAACCACAACTTCATGCCCTAAAGCTTTTAGCTTGTTGATAACTCTATTGCCGACATCTAATGTTAAATTATCTTCAACCTTTATACCTCTAGCTCCGGTATCTGGAGGGCAATTATGTCCGCTATCAATACCAAATTTCATGTTTTTCTCCTCTACTTATTTTTATCCTACTTTAAATCATTTATCCTAGCTTAAAATAGAGTTTCTAATTTTAAAAAAGCTGAAAAAGTTTTGTATTAGCTAACTTTAACTGGCAGATGAAACCCTATTTAATGCTGACTGAATCTTAAATTTTTAACATCATTCAATCATCCTTTTTTATTCTTTCATATAGAGAAAAATAGATTTGACATCCTAAAAAACGTCATAGCTAGAAAAATTCTATAACATAAATGTTCCTAAAACGGCTCTAACGAGAGTCATAAAATAAATAGCAATAGCGCAAAGGAAACTCAATGCTTTCCACTACAACAACTTGAGAATAATAGATTCCAGGAATTTAACAAAACTTTTTTTCACGTAACATCTCCCTCAAGCAGAGGTGACTACGATTTCATTTAAGATTGGTTACTATGCATGAGAAGGGGCCAGGGGAAATCGAGAAATTACTCATTACCCATTCCCTATACAAATATCTACTGGTTTAATTTGCTTGTCTTGTGTATTCTGTCTTCAGTTTAGTAGTTATGACAACAGACAGTTATGACAAATATACCAAGTCCGATGTTAGACCCAAAAACCCCGCCGGATGTGGTCGTTCGGTTACAACCAAGGAAACCCGTCACAGACCCAACGCTGGGTATTCCTGTTACAGTTACAAAAGTTGGGACTCCCAAAAATCGGTTAGTAACATTGGGTGACTCAATTACGCAGGGTTTTCAGAGTGGAGCAATATTTAACACGCAGTTATCATATCCAGTAATTATTGCTAAAGAATTGGGTTGGGGGGAATTTCGTTTCCCTACCTACGGGGGGCCAGAAGATGGATTACCGTTGAACTTGGAACGCCTAGCCAATGACTTAGAGAAGCAATTTGGTTCTAATATTAACCCGCTAGAGTTTGTGGGGGCTGCTCTATTTTTACGTAAACAGTTAGATATTAACGAAAATTATTGGGAGCGTGGTACAGGTTCGCTGTTCCCGATTCAACAAGGTATTAACCATAACCTAGCAGTTTATGGCTGGGATTTACGTAATACGATTGCGCGGAATG contains the following coding sequences:
- a CDS encoding peptidoglycan-binding domain-containing protein, translated to MAFNVNVLKLPVIKVGSNSAVVTAWQSFLKDAEFPIGVVDGDFGKQTDQATRSYQQRNGLTADGVVGNMTYAKALNQGLIFKLNLPANTLLSYLNFGEAEVKDLQASLNKTGQLNPLLKADGDFGITSNKGLAEAYKKRDVRWRSELEAALSDATKQKLGQDLTPALDILNGYAKIQRFCLSGAHWIDSFPTSRLIADLASPFRQRVEAFQKALIDAGCQVIVTATHRPKERAYLMHYAARINRQEIAAKFVPQMAGVNIEWEHYTNAGSVQAAKEMVEAYGVGGNPVSLNSRHIQRLAIDWNVTWNGKINIKDANGKTVTISDPANAALNRNLWTVGSSYGVYKLSNDPPHWSVDGY
- a CDS encoding N-acetylmuramoyl-L-alanine amidase: MKFGIDSGHNCPPDTGARGIKVEDNLTLDVGNRVINKLKALGHEVVVCRPDRASSVTDSLSRRCATANSSRVDIYVSIHFNSFNGQANGTEVFAGSDTSRKIAKPVLDEIVKLGFFNRGVKSGSHLYVLRNTNMPAILVEGCFIDSQKDMNLFEPEAMANAIVKGLTGKLPTTPVNPVPDEEMNVDTTVLRLQKTLNQLKITDTNGKPLKEDGISGNSTRSAVAKFQRVAGVPETGTADKATWDAINLILAKRIIRPNHAGGPVIRYLQYRLGVDVDGVYGPQTESIVKNFQKQNSLVADGIIGPASWQKLIG
- a CDS encoding ABA4-like family protein — translated: MNITQLFNVANLFVLPFWALMIMLPNWKVTRRIMESYLPFVLLAGAYLYLFITSITPENAQALANPQLADIAKFFADEKAAATGWIHFLVMDLFVGRWIYWEGQKTGIWTIHSLALCLFAGPLGVLSHIFTAWITKAFSPNSATETATSSSST
- a CDS encoding glycosyltransferase, yielding MRKLYFLLPGTDGKFACGGLWAELKTVNLVQQICSAEVVTYRQRETGKLFIDDLLKEKNLDDVIFVISWGFDIAKLVTKLKQYNVVYHAHSAGYNFQLPPSIPIITVSRNTMGYWGQKCPNSLIYYLPNQISDEFKNLNIQRDIDVLVQARKSSDYLIKDLIPELQKKCNVFLVNSYVEDLPGVFNRAKIYLYDSAEYWAQQRVSEGFGLQPMEALACGCQVFSSVNGGLSDYLDPGFNCYKIAAYSREFDVQRILNLLASSVKPTLNEQFFTEYRYENIIKRLQVILDELNEFFDHKIQQPSNIPSLTKMRLAKLLAQTTYVKIRKKYFRGL